attaatatggatcggaaggagtaaatgaaaacaattctcttatttttcttgcaaaTGATCATCTCTTAGTcaaaaagtattttttatttttactgcTCTATCGCTTATATCAGAAATTATTCTACGTGGCGTTCGCAAGAGAAGAGTGACAACATGACATTGTTAAAAGAAACCTAACATCGTCCCATTGTACATACCGATACCCTCAAAATTTCACGCTGAGGCGAGTCAACACTGAACATACCGATACCGACATTTTACATCCCATTGTATGCTCTCTTAGTCTATGCCATTGCCGCTGCAATCCGAGCTCGCGTCTGCTAAAATCCGAAAGCAGATCTGCAGATACCGTACAAACAGCTTGTGTTGTTACCACTAGATATTTTGTTATGCAAGTTTCAACAAATCTGCACAATACACATACCGGAAAATATCCAATCCATTAGTCATGTAGGATTTTTATACATTTACaagtagaaaataaaaaaagaaagcttGTGGACAGTGTATTATCTACTGGGTTCTCCGAGAAAAAACTGGAAGGCTGTATATGCCGTAGTGATGGAAGTTGCACGGTTTCATGGTGTACATGGCATTGCCTCTCTGACTCGGTTAAAAATGGAATAAACACAACACAGAACGTTCGTCTATGCTGTCTTTCCAATCCTGTTCATCACATCATGGTAGTACAAGAGAACACACATAGGCTGCCCGTAGATGCAGAAGAAGAACCAGAATATCATGTTGCCAGCCTGTTGAAGGTGCCACAAATTAGAAATGATATACATCGACTTAGAATCTTTTGGTAGAAACTAAGGGTGAGTTGGCTAACCATTGTGTCACTGAATTTACTCTTCAGGTACGATGTCAATGTGATAAGTGGAATCTGGGAACAAAGGGGGAAATGAGATGGTGTGTCTTACATGAGACAAACAGGATAGACCAAGTAATCCTACTTGCAATAAAATTTCTACAAAATTCAAGATGATGCTCAAAAAGTGAGCACATAGTGGTTTTTCAAATAACGAATTAATCTGTCAAAACGGTGAGATGCTGATAACTTGGAGAGTATTCTAGATGCATCGTTGAATTCTGACGTACCTGCAGCATGATTCCCAGGAATGCCCAGAACTTGACAATGCGGCAGGGAACAGCAACACATAGCTGGTGTAAAATAATTGAGAAAAGGAATCATGATTTATTCAAAACAGGCCGACTTGCTAATTTATTAAGCAGAAAAAGACGACAAACGCCACACTTGCAACATTTCAAATGAATTCCTTGGTTTGGACTGACGAAGTAATGGCACTCGATTATTATCAACCAGCAATCTTTTTCTGTCCGTAAGGATTGCAGAAGAACACCTACTTCTAATAAACCATGAACTATAGATACAGAAGAATCATTTTGAGCTTTCATCGGTTCCAGGGAGAGACCAAATTGCGCAGCAGGTCCACCAGAAAAACGCAAAAGAGAATACCATTCTTATAACCTCGGAACCAAAGCgttaaaaaaatgtgaaaagatTATATAACTATGTTTCATGCCAATTTACCTCATGGAGTACAGCAGATACGAAAAACGATACAAAAACAGCAACTTCCTGCATGAAAAACAGCACAAATGACCGAACTTAACTAATTCCAAGGTATCTAAAAATTTACAAGTCAACTTTTAGCACTTTACCTTTGATATACCACTTCGCATGCAAGGGAAGTATATATGGCGAACAATCCATTTATGCACAGGCTGTGAAAATGTAGACATCAACAATATCGTAAATAACTATACTggaaaatttgaaacaaaaattgaACAGACCAACTGAGCAATATAATAGAATAAATCCATCAAATTCATATTACTGTTCATTCCTTTACTTTACCTCTTTAAAACTTGGTTTAGTGCAAACAAAGTGATGTTCAGATTTCACTCTTCTCAAAACAATTTCTTATGAGCTTGTCATATTTTTCATGTTATTTCTTTGAGCAAGAAATAGGTTCTAACTCCATTGGAAAAGAAATGCAAGCTTATTTACATGCTGATTGCAAGTAGTTTGCAAAAAGTAGCAAcgcagagaaaagaaaagtataCCATGTTCCATTTTCTCCAATACTAATCCAATCCGAGTACAGAAGCACATGCAGCACAagcaaagtagcaaagatCATACACAATATTAGGCCAGTTTAAGCAAGAGATGAAAAAACAAGTACTAATTTAAGAACTATTGTGTTTCACCTCATCAATTGTTTTTGCATTCCACCAATCTTTGTAAAATTCACGGTCACCAAAACGAAGAATCTCAGCAAGTATATTTAACCTATGCATTCAACAGGTGTTAAGAGAAATTATTTCCTTACAATGGATagtttttagaaaaaatcaaaaaataaaaagactTCCATCCTGTGTTGTTCTGAGATTAAATAGGTATTTACCAGAGATGGAAAAAGCAATAGAACATGCAAAGCCACAGGTAAACATTTGGTAGTGAAAGCCTAAGAACAGTCTCCACAGCATTCAGGAGTCCTCCCTTTAATGGATGTTCAGAGTTCACAACAATTGGATTTATATACTGCAAATTCATAAAATCGATAAATGATTAAGAACTGGTGAGCATTTTGCAAACATACGATACAAAGAAAACTTAATGGCTTACTTGCTCAATAATGAACCCTTGAATACCGGTAAATATCAAGTACAGGATAATTTGACGAATCAGCCACCCTTTTCTAACATGTGAAGTTCGGGGATAGCTTGGCTGCAGGAGAAATAGTAAATATTAATTCATTTAACCTGCTAGTAAAAATTAATTCATTTTAACAGTGAATAACCTGCTATGTTTCGTCTCGCAGATAGGCACAAATGATACATGAAAATCTAAAGtctcaaataaaaaaattctcaataTAAGTCAGTGACTACTACAGTGTACAGTACACTGTACACTAACGGTGTAACCAGTGAAGAGAGGACAAAGACAATGGCAATGACATTGACTGACATATATTCGGCAAACGTATCCAAAAGGAATCACTTAGGATACTTCATTCTAAGCCTTCTAGGTCCATGTTGTATAGGAAGAATACCAGCAAGACCTGTTTCTGATGACTAAGTAAAATGTATAAATCACAAACATGTAAATACAGAAAGTTCAAATCAGAACCGGCCAAAAGGGGTGTTGCAGCATATGAACTTCAAATTTTACAGCATAATCTATATACAGAAACAGTTCCCTATAAATTCGTTTTAACAATAGGAAACAAATATGGTATATTAGGCCGTAAAATGCATAACAAGCGATTCTTGGTGGTTCCTCCACCAAATATGGTATGGTATGGGGGTGGAATCATAAAAATATCCAAATCATGATAAGCGCCCTTCAGGATTTCGGGTTTCAATGATTCATTTGGAATTACCAAAATGCAGATGATCAGATAAATACCTGATAACACAGTGTTGGAGCCATCATGAAGTATATTAGAGTACCTAAAGTTGGAGCTTGTAAATCCTCCATGTCAGCTGTGCTGGGTGCATTATCAACCTAATAGAGGACATGTTAGTTCCAAGCTGAACAAAGATAAACAAGATAGAAACAGTAACAAGGTGAAATGGCTGCAGAGggaaacaaagaaataaaacaagGGGGCAGAAGCAGCATGTCATAAACAATCAGGGAACAGATCAACCAAACTGATTAAAGTAATCATTTATGCTAGAAACCTGTGGCAAAACTTATATCCTAAAGCCTTTTCAGACTACTGCAGAAGCATTACTGAAGTAGGTCATGAATTTGTTGTGACACAACTAAAACAAAAGTTCATTAAGTCAATAAGAGTGTAATCATATGAATTAAAGGAGAAATGACACTATCTGCTATCCTTGTCGCGCCCAATCTCCCTTTGTCCAAACAGGCTGTTAAAGCACATAAACCAAAAGGAGAGAAATTGATGGAAACGTACCTTCTTGCCACCCATAGTTAACTGTCTTATGTCATGGTTTGTATGCGCAAATGATACAAGTTTCAGCCAAACAATGCAAGCAATAAACATCAACAAAAAACCAGAAACAACTGCAGAATCACACCTGAACCAAGTGACAGGATTTGCTATTAGTAAAATGTGGGAGTATATAATATTACTGCAAAAGCTTTAAGTTTGAGAATTAACAATGCAAATGAATTCTACAATGAAGCTTGGAATAGCATTCAAAATTGTATATGGTATATCTGCACATGCAATTTCTTCTGCGTTTATGTGTCATTCTTGACAAGTTAGATGAAGCTCTCTTTTACCACAACATGCATAATCCACCACATATTGGAAAGTTACATGTCCTCACATAAGAATGACAAGCACTGGATATACGATTTCAGCTGTTGTAAGAATGACATGAAGACAGGTAGCGACCTGCACAACATGAAAATAATATCGGTATCAGTTGATGCAAGAGTAGAAACTTTTGAAAGATAGAACAATGGAACACACGACAGTTGCAACCAAATTATCAAAGTCAAATATGAAGTtccatactccctccattccaaaacacaactcatatagatttttttcatttgttccacaacacacctcatttttctcttggtacccgcacccggccaataactactcacatccatttactattaatccaatatgagtggtcaggcatTAGAAACGAGAGTtgccttggtccaagtgcacaaatctatatgagttgtgttttggaacggagggagtacataatatGGACAACTCCATAAACTGTTAATCAGAATACAGTATCAGTACTGTTCGATACATAATACATAGTGAAGAAGGTCTTGGCTTACAGCATCAGTAATAAGATTACGGAATGCCAATTTTTCAACCGAATATGCGGCGAGGGGGAAAGCAGGCAGACTAAGGCTGGAACATAAAAGGCATAAACACGATCAGTTTCAGAATAACAAGACATTAGAGAAGCACAGTAGCACACATTATGGATAGCCGCATTGAACATTACCAGCACATTAGAAGTGGCCAGTCTCGGAATGATCTAGAGTTAAACCAAAAGCCAGTTCTTATTAATAAGCCATACTGCAAACAACATCAGGAGCAAAAGAATCAAAACAAATATCTTATGTCAATCAAGAAGTTAAGAAACAGTATATATTTCGTagatgagaaaaagaaagataagaACCTTCATTAAGTTTTCAATAATAAGCCTGCCGTTCACTGACACCAGAACAACAATGCATAGGTTGAAAAGGCCTGCGTGACTCTGTTACAAAGAGAAAGTATCAAGGAACAAGGGAGGGACAAAGATCCAGCAGCAGGAAGCTATGCCATCCACAAAATGATGCTCTGATAAAAACAGTGCAAGAAATATACAAATATGCATCGTGCATTTGCAAGGTTTTGTCGCTACATATGGCTCTTCAAAAGAAGCCACGTGATCCAAACCAGCAACCACCCGTGTCCATCTCAATAAACTTTTACACCACCGACCCGCAAGCCCATTTCCACACTAATCATGCAACACAACTTAACCAAAGTAATCACGTGACCTACGAGCTAGTGTCCGACAATCCTAGCACACTGTACTTGATTTTGCGATCCTCACACACATCACCAACAAGAAAGGTACGTGCTTTCTCCTCTCAGATTCACGCCGAAAAAGGTAAAATATTTTACCACAACAGAAACATGGAAACGGCTGAATTATCGTTACATAAGTACAAAACATAATACACAAAAAATTGAACTGTCGATAGTGCGCTAAGCATTTCAACGAACAGCGTGTGAACGAAATGAGGCGAGGACTGCGCTCACCTGCTTGAAGATGGCGTCGGAGCTCAGTGGGCTTTCCTTCGCCTTCCGATGAACCGGGGCAGCTGCGCGGAAACTGAACGCGGAGAAGTCcgggcctccgcctccgccgccgccgccggcgttgGACGGGACGTCCCCGCTTGACTCGCGGCGGTGCGACGAGGACGGCTCGGCTGGGCCGGACTCGTCTCCGGAGTCCGCCGCGAAGCTGGCGCGTGCGGCCAccgcggcgccggagctcACCCGGCGGCGCAGCGCGGCCACGAAGCCctgggcggtggcggtggcgccgcctcctcgcgggcgcggcggacgccgttggaccggcggcggcgcgttgATCTCGCCGCCGGTGGAGTCCTCCATTCAGGCTAGGGTTCGTACCTCCGGTTCAAGCTCTCTCTGTCGATCGAtttggaggagaggagacgtCGAGGCGAGACGAGAAAGAAGGACAGACAGCTCTCCGCGGTGATGACGTAATCAGCAAGGTCCGCTACGATGACACGTCGGACCGGGAGGGGGTGGCGTAGGGCCCACGTGCTGGTTGGTGCGACTCCATGTGCGGCGGGAAAAGGTCTCGATACATCAGTCCTGGCCGGCTTCTTTTTATAACGGAGGTCTCGTTTCATCAGTCCTGGCCAGCTTCTTTCTTTTAACGGTCCATCCTGGCCAGCTGTAGAAGGGAAATGGAACAGACGAACGGTCTCTCTTAAGTTGAATTTTACTGCTGCTTCCGTCCCGTATCAagttgactcaaatttatatttatataaatatgaatgtatttaggtctaaaaaacgtctaatacatgtaatagaaagtttaatatggaatggagggagcgAGGAAATTGCACATTCCACTCATCTTTGGGAGGGTTGGTGCGGAAAACACCCACTCGACGTCTAATCCCTTGTCCAAAGGTTATAATCCTCGTTTGGGCTtgttaactactccctccgtcccaaattaattGGTGCcggcttttttgcaaaaaaaacctgTAAATTTTCGAAATTAACGCACAGTCCACGTTAAATTGAAGATgtggactgcaggtttatttcaGAAATTTATAGGGGTTTCTTTGAAAAAGGCCGGCACCAATTAATTATgtacagagggagtagctttgTAACCAGTGGGGTCCACCAATCAGAGCCACGCTTAAACGGGTTGGGTTTGTAACTAGTTAATCTTGTATTTTGACATATATGCTGGAGACATTTGAGCTGCGACAAACAACCAGTCTCTCTTGATTATTCTTCAAGTATGTGAAAATTCCTGGTTTAAGCAATGTGATAATCTTCGATGGCTTATCTGACTTATTACAAACCCGACCTGCTCCAGCATGGCAACCTGGCCTGGCCAGCTTGGCTTTGATTTGTGTGCCCCACCGGTCAAAAAGCTAGTTAACGACTAAACGATGATTAGGATCTTTGCGCAACGGATTAGACGTCGAGTGGGTGTTTTCCGAAAAAAAGTCATCAAGTGGGTGTTTTCCGCAACGATCCTCCTAAAGATGAGTGGaatgtgcaatttcctctagagggagtattatttcaacagaaaatatttgaCTCATTTCTAGTGCGGCGGTAATGCAAGAAGTGAAACTCTAGAGAGGAGACAAATGAAAGAAGGAAATGAGCGTAGGTACATGTACGAGTAATCAGTTTGTATGAATAAAACATAAATAAGCGGTGCCGGTACATAATACCCCGACAATAGGGGCGATCAGGATCCGCctcactccgtttcataatacAAATCATATTCAGTATAAAGTTTTGTTAATGCGATGTTTTGATCAACAATTACCATTTATATGTAGCTTGTAAGTTTGAAACCACAACTATTAGTACGCACTCTTTGTCGCTGCGGAGGAGCACCTGGAGGCCTCGACGGCAACCTGAAGCCACAGTAAAGAGCTAGCGGGTGCAGCGACGTGGCTCTTTTCTGAACCATGGCACTGGCATGACACGATACGAGATACACGTGTATCAGATCCATATGAGACTCTAGATTTGATCCTCTCCACGAAACAAAGCCAAACGGTTTGTCAATTAGGCAGGCGGTTTGAGAGGTAAAATATTTTCAAGTTATATGTTTGCAAATAATTTGATAACACTACATGTTTGCCTAACATTGCTGTTGGCGTGCCCACGGTAAACCATAGGATTTTGtcaaagaagaaaaccaaGATGCTAAATTTTAGCAAAGACAAAGTTTGTGGCAACTAATGAAGTAAAATGATATATTCTATAAGATATCTCAACAAACGAAATCGAGAGTGGAAGGGAAGGCtcgagaaaggaaaaaaatatatctcaTTGTTGCTACTTACATGCATTGGACAGTCTGAAACGTTCAAGTGTGTATGCAAGTCAGCGAAACGATCGGAATTATTTGAGGACCTTATAGAGTTGATTGCTAGTGTGTATACTCTAAGCAATTGAACAATAAAATGGTGATGTAACAATTGATCATGATTCTAATTATGCCCCTTATTATTATGAGTTGCTCTTCCGGCTTCTTCATTTAGCAATGTTTTGATTACGAAAATAATATAATGAACAAAACAGAATTATTCAATCTAAATTAGTCATTTAAAATATATCAATTTGGATAAAGTTATTTGAATTGCTCCTttctccgcctccgcggccGCATCCACCACTTGTTTAATGAATTGCATCTAATTGCAATCACACAgataatgcaaaaaaaaaaattagaaaatcTAAATCAGATGGCTATGGTTGTCGACCAAGTAATAACTATTTCTATATCAACTAACAAATAGACACACGCAAATAATGCAATCGTGCGATCAGGTTCATGCGAACCTTTCGATCTGCATCAGGTGGCACTGAACCACGCGTGGAGCACTGCCTACAGTTTTCTCAATCTTTACAAGAAACATCCCGCACTCAGGTTTCCTTGTGAACACCCCGCAACCTCCCctgatcttcttccccgacagTTTTGCGTCTGCACCGATCGTCCCAGGGCTCAGGGACAGATCCAAGgagggcgggggggggggggggtccctaagaaatttcattttaCTAATCTGCTCATTAAAAATCACTTTAAAATAGGCAAAAACTCTAATTTCGCACCCCCCGATCCTAACTCGCCCCCATATCAAATTCTTGGTTCCGTCCCTGCCAGGGCTACGCcttactgctgctgctggacagCCAGCTACGCTCTGCGCGCCTCTGCTCTGAAACGTTCCGTCTATCCCGAGCTCTTCCTGGTCGACGGCGACCTCTGCGCTCTTCCTTTTCATGCCCCCGTCCCTGCATTTCCCTTATCTCTCGCTTTTTACATAACTACGAGTAGCAGTGATAAAAAATTTTTTACAGTAACTGCGTGCAGACTTGAACATGTCTCGGACAGGAGAAATACTGAAGGAGACCTTGCAGCGATCTGAATTGACATGGTCTAGCTCACTAATTAAACTATCCCAGACTAGTCAGAGAAGCAGAAATAATTGTTTATTTCTCCCCTGTAGGATACATGGATCATTTAGAGCAGTGGCGTACGGAATAATTCACCAAATGGACCCGTTAGCAGAACAAATCAAATTCATGGGGTTCCTCCCGTGTAGTGTAGATGGATCATTTAGAGCATACGGAAGAATTCAGCGTGGCCGGCAGGTCGGCATCAGCAGCGAGGCGCAGCCCTGGGacgatcgatgcagaggcaAAACTcctggggaagaagatgagagGAGGTTGCGGGGTGTTCATAGGAAAGAAAATCTAAGTGCGGCATGGACCTGATTGCACGATCACCTCATATCTAAATGGGTTCATGACGATGAGCTAGTAGCAAAACTGttgttattattattaggAGGCAGCAATCGTATTCTCCTTGCCGGAAGCAACTCCCAAATAATCTCtgtccgttcctaaatacttatcgttgttttagtacataCTTGAACTAAAAGAGCAACAAGTAtataggaacggagggaatacaagCTACCCGCTCTATGCACACCCTCCCACGACAGAGCAACAAGATCGAGTTCAATGAATTCCAAATTTCCCTAGCATCCAAATCCATGCATGAACACCGACGTCAGCAGCGGCAGGTGTCGCAGCCCCAGCATGCGCAGCTTGGCCACCGCATCGACGGACAGCACCAGCCGCCGAACAAGCTCCaaccctccgccgccggcgccggctcctccggctcctcttccATCGCAGCCGGAAGGCTGCAAAATCAAACCAGTACATATTCATTCGCATTGTCAACTCGCAGATCGAGCTTATGCGATAAAATTTTGTGCAAACGATGAGATCAGATGACGCACGTCGGTACGTGCTTGGCCGAGCCGGCGGCGTTGGCGAACCGGACGGGCTTCCTGGTCATGCTGCCGCACCTCGCGCAGTCATCCTTCACGCACAAACCCCCGCTGGGGACGCCAGGCGGAGCCTCggcctctgccgcggcagacaGCTTCCACGCGGGGTCGCGCCCCGCGGAGGAGAGCCGGTGGAAGACCCCCGCGGTATCGTAGTAGAGGTCGCCGTAGACCGCGCCAGCCTCTGCCGCGCCGGAGGGCAACCGGTCGAGCTGGATGCTGAAGAGCGACTCGTTGGACGTGGCGCTCCACTGCGTGCGGAACATGGACGAAGGGAGCCGCTTCGGGTCGTATCCGGCAGGCTGCGCCGTCATGGCCTGGACGGGCGGCGCCTCTGTCGACGGGTCGCCGAAGTCgtggaaggaagaagaggacgtGGAAGAGGAGTCGATCTGGTAGAAGCTCCCGTAGGAGGAcgtggaggacgaggacgaccgCCTGTCGTCGAGCTCGCCCGCCTGTCCGGACGACGATGCCGTCGATGGCGACGCGGCCGGGGCCGTCGAGAAGGAGTTCGATTCGGAGAGTTTGTGGCCGCCGGAGTCCGACATCTGCCTCCTCATCGATGGCGGAACCGCAGAACTGCTGTCCTGatcggcggccgccatgggTGCGTCTCACGAGGACGTCGTGAAGATGTCTCGTGAACCGCGATTACTCGATCGGTTCGTCGCCCCCCCCTCCGTTTCTGGTTCACAATGCAGA
The Brachypodium distachyon strain Bd21 chromosome 2, Brachypodium_distachyon_v3.0, whole genome shotgun sequence genome window above contains:
- the LOC100827885 gene encoding diacylglycerol O-acyltransferase 1-1; this translates as MEDSTGGEINAPPPVQRRPPRPRGGGATATAQGFVAALRRRVSSGAAVAARASFAADSGDESGPAEPSSSHRRESSGDVPSNAGGGGGGGGPDFSAFSFRAAAPVHRKAKESPLSSDAIFKQSHAGLFNLCIVVLVSVNGRLIIENLMKYGLLIRTGFWFNSRSFRDWPLLMCCLSLPAFPLAAYSVEKLAFRNLITDAVATCLHVILTTAEIVYPVLVILMCDSAVVSGFLLMFIACIVWLKLVSFAHTNHDIRQLTMGGKKVDNAPSTADMEDLQAPTLGTLIYFMMAPTLCYQPSYPRTSHVRKGWLIRQIILYLIFTGIQGFIIEQYINPIVVNSEHPLKGGLLNAVETVLRLSLPNVYLWLCMFYCFFHLWLNILAEILRFGDREFYKDWWNAKTIDEYWRKWNMPVHKWIVRHIYFPCMRSGISKEVAVFVSFFVSAVLHELCVAVPCRIVKFWAFLGIMLQIPLITLTSYLKSKFSDTMAGNMIFWFFFCIYGQPMCVLLYYHDVMNRIGKTA
- the LOC100842124 gene encoding uncharacterized protein DDB_G0271670, with product MAAADQDSSSAVPPSMRRQMSDSGGHKLSESNSFSTAPAASPSTASSSGQAGELDDRRSSSSSTSSYGSFYQIDSSSTSSSSFHDFGDPSTEAPPVQAMTAQPAGYDPKRLPSSMFRTQWSATSNESLFSIQLDRLPSGAAEAGAVYGDLYYDTAGVFHRLSSAGRDPAWKLSAAAEAEAPPGVPSGGLCVKDDCARCGSMTRKPVRFANAAGSAKHVPTLPAAMEEEPEEPAPAAEGWSLFGGWCCPSMRWPSCACWGCDTCRC